The following nucleotide sequence is from Mangifera indica cultivar Alphonso chromosome 1, CATAS_Mindica_2.1, whole genome shotgun sequence.
GTGACTGTCACCATTTGGGATTTAATTTgccatttttttcattctaaaaatcATACAGTTAGAAGTTTTGTGGTTTTTGTCTTCTTAAAGTATCATAGCCATTTGATttattgatttagtttgaagTAGACCAATTTGGGTAGGGTCAAACCaaatatttgtgtgtgtgtgtttttttcttttaaggctTACATGGGTTTGGGTATTCCATTCCTCCCAAGCGAAATCAAAACGAGGTTCATGACTTCGAAAGAGGCAACCCTAATTTGAGAAATAACTCGAATCAAAAAATGAGTTTGAGACATCACGAGAGGAGGTTGAGACTTAATTGTTGACAAAATTGAAGATGAATGTTTTTCCAATATTTTGTAGAAGCTATTAAAGGGTTAAAATATTCAAGTTAAGGAGGATTTGTCAAGATTGTGTCTTTAATCTTGTTGCacattatttgtttaaaaaaaatggtaatGGGTCTTTTGTCAAACATTTGTAAGGGATTCCCCTTATAATCTGGTTGCTTTATGTTTTTAGATCGAGTAAtcttaatgaaatattaaaaggtGTACTGAAACTTTTTGGGATTCAATagttaaaaagaattttttggtATCCGTCTCATTTTAAAAATCACACAGTTGGATTTATATAACTTTTCTCTTCCTAAAGTCAATTAGTTGATTggtttattgattaaatttggAGTATGTCACTCTGGATTGAGCTGAAGCAAATACTTGTGTTTTATTTAAGTAGTGCACTTCTAAGTAGGctcttcattaaattttttttagcaaTGATTGACTGAACATATTGAAAGAGGTAAATGCAGAGAAGAGGGCAGTCTTATGTGAATATTTCTATCATTGTCTCACAACCTGGTTAAGATCAAATAGTTTGGTGAATTATGCATATCTATTAGAACTATGAAAAACCTTAGATAAAtgatagaaatataaaaaatggggGTTAACACTAAAAACCTTCAACGACATTGTAAAACTTAGCAAAGAagtttatcatataaaaaatgaggGTTAACAATAGTTTGACgcttttacaaatttttaaatacactcTCAAGTAATCCGAAAACACCATGAGATACAAAACAAGTGATCATTTCAAATGAATTAGTCGTTCAAGAGCTTTTTCTTGGGTCCATCATCGCTTGAAGTTAGCGGTGATGTATGGGACACTGATAGTGAAGTTTGTTAGTAAGAAATTTAGAAAGGAGACACTTTGGATGACAAACTTTTGAGCGAATTTGCTTGAATGCCTAGAGCATTCAAGACCTTGAAGCAATCTACAAAGTGAAAGATATGAAGACAACAATGAAtctgataaaatttgatacatttatattataactCCAAAAACAAAGAACTTACAAGGCCAAAAGTGATTAGAGTAAACATTGAAACAATAACAAGACACAGAGATGCACATTTTGAGACACGTATACAAAGGCCCCCCATATTGACAAGGgaataaatataattcaatgtTCTCTTACAAATACAGAAAAAACTCAGAATACAAAAAAAGAGAATGAACCCTAACACTCAAGaggaatataataaaagaattaatgaaAAACCATGTAAACAAATGACAATTTCTGTCCCCAGGATCTTCTATCTACAACACCCCCCAAAAGCTTCTAGCTTGctttcacaaaattttcatcttgtCTTCGACAAATCCTAACCAACCACCCAACAGAACAATGTGCAAAATACTTTGCATCAGGTGTTCAGAGTTGGAAGAGTTATTATCTCTTCAGCAACTCCCCatttatgattatgatattaagGCCTTGTTTTTATTCCTGTATCTTAGTCACAATTCAATCCACATACCTCTAACACAGGGCCATCCCGGTTGACAAATGGGTTTATTCTGACCCACAAAAGGGTCAGGATTGACGCCAGAAGAATAGACCAGACTAAAATGATGGTAGGCATCCTGTCTTGCTTTCCTAGCAACCCCTTGAGGAAGGGGTAGAGATGAATGATGACCCAAAGGGCAAAGAATAGCCTACCGAAAAGTGGGCCCCAGGAATCATACCCATTATTGATGGCATCTGAGACGCCGACAATGACCCCTACTATGTTTATGATGAGCAATGTTGTGGGGGGGATTAACAATGATGTCCACTTGAAGAGGTAGAGCTCAGAGAATTCACCGTCATCTGCTCCTTTTGAGGTTACAGTGAAGTTTGTGTTGACACCAGCTAGAACCTTGAGTAAACCCTGGAAGAGAGCAAAAAGATGAGATGAAGCACCTCCGATCACCCAGAACTGTTCATTTCTCCACCAGTCATCTATACCAACACCACCCCACTGCATCTCGATTATACCAGTTGCAGCAATAGATATGAAGAGAGCCATAAAAATGAGACTGGCATAGTTGCTAATCTGTAAACAGCAAAGCAATGACGAATTAGCAGGAAAGTGAATCTGCAAAGCAGCAGTtctaataaaatcttaaatccCAAAGTTTTAAGTTGAACAAATCATATGCACTGCGTTTACTCCACATAGCATTTCCATTCCATAGGCATGTTTTTAAGAAGATTAGGAGCATTATGAAGATGTCAAGTCAGAGTAGGAGTTACCTCAGGAACAATGAATTTCCCAGTAAGGAGACAAATAGCTGGCAGGGTACAGTAAACAAGCAATGGAATTGATGTCCAAGGATATACCACTGAATTTATGTACGAGAACCTTTCCAACCATTTCAAACCACCCCCATAACCATACCAGATGGGACAATGTCTGCTGAAGAAAATCTCAACAGATCCAAGAGCCCACCGAAGAACCTGGTGTAGACGATCTGCAAGATTGATAGGTGCCGAACCTTTGAAAGCAGCTCGTTTAGGAATGCAGTACACTGATCTCCAGCCATGGCAATGCATCTTGAATCCAGTCAGGATATCCTCCGTCACAGAACCATAAATCCAGCCAACCTGATACAACATTTAAATCTTTAGCCTAGGGCATGGAAATATAAATAGAAACTTGCAAATGAAAAGTTTTCAGAAAAATCCTATTTTACTCACTTCCTTTCCCCATTCAGTTTTATCTTCGTAACCACAGCTGATCACTTGGATGGCTTCCCTCAACAGTGATGCTGGACTGGCATCATGAGGAACACCACCGTTCTCCAGAAGAGTAGAAGATACAAAAACTGGAGACTGCCCAAACTTCTTCTCCAATTTTATTTGTGAAATACCAGTATACTTCTCAATAGCCAATTCTACAGTAGCAGCCAAGTCTTTATCATCAGTAGTctaaattaaaacacaaaacacAAATATGGAAgcaacaagtttttttttttggtaagtaatatgGAAGTAACAAGTTGCACATCGGCAAATTTACCTTCCATTCCCTCTTCAATATTCTCAAGAGCATGTATTTGCTTTGATGTTTCCTTGTTCTTGGACTTCTTTTTCTTATCCTTCGGTGTCTTTGCCTTTTTGTTCTTCCTGGACCCCCAACACAAACAGCACCATCTTGGCCAGCAATTGCAGGTCTTGCCAGGAGGCTTCTTCTTGACTGGTGCATCATAACCATAAAGTGCTTGCCTTCTGAAAACACACCCAGTTCCAACATAAATTGGTCCTTGGATGCCATCTAATCCTTTCATGTTGATCTGTTTCAGTTGAAAATTAGATTCTCAGACTATGATAGGCAAAATAGAGAGCAAAGAGAGGAGCAATTATTTTGACAGATGCAAAAGAGGAACATTAACATACATCAAAGAACACGACATTCCGATTTGAGTATCTATCATGACGATCAATTCCATCAAATCTCTGCGGAAACTGCACATAGCAAACTTTTTTGCCTGATTGAGGATCCATCATGAAACACATGGCTTCTCTAAGAGCTTTGCTGTTGTTAATATAATGATCACAATCAACATTGAGAAGATAAGGAGCATTTGAGAGAACTGCAGAGACCCGAATCTTCAgaaacaacaacaaaacaagTCTCATTAGTTTAGGGCAACATGGTAACTATCGAAAAGAGTAAACAACAACCAGAAGAGTAATCGAGGCATTGCTGGTATTAATTTGAAGCCTTACCAAAGCATTCATGGCCCCAGCCTTTTTGTGATGCTCAAAACCAGGTCTCTTCTCACGAGAAACATAAACCAGGCGAGGTAATTCATTACCATCAACATCACGGACACCACTATGACCAAGGAATACCTGCAACAAGaaatttctctttatatatgACAAATCAAGGATATTGCTTGATACAAATTGAAGGAAAGAAGGTGCATTACAGAAGAGGTTTGCTTATAACCATTAAAGGTATCTCACCTGAATCATTCCAGGATGGTCTCGTACATTGTTTCCAGGCCATGGAGTTCCATCCTGCATGGTCCAACCATCCTCAGGAACCTTCTGTGCTGTGGCAACCAATGCATTAATCCTAACTTTGAATTCTTCATACTCTCTctgtaaaagataaaaaataaaagttaataacACCATTCATAAAAACCTTTAGAACTTTAAAGTAAAAACCAGAAAACTGGTAGGAGCCAATGGCTACACAGAGCTCTTTTAGATCTTCAATTGACTTGATACATATACATCCTCAAAGAACagaaatcaattatatatgtCACAATGGAAACAACATGATGATGGTTAACAAACCTTCATTGCACGCCTTTCTCTAACAAATGCTGGATGAACTTTGTTCTTCAAATAGTCAATCTTCTGAGAAAAATACCACTCTGGAGCCCGGGGCtcaatactaaattttttacaaaaaggGACCCATTTCCTAGCAAATTCAGATGTCTCAGAGAGTGCTTCAAAAGTAAGCATGGCCGCACCATCATCTGATACATAGCATGCAACTTTTTCAACTGGATAATCAACTGCAAGGATGGATAGGACAGTGTTTGCAGTAATCAGTGGAGGCTCTTTCATAGGATCAACCGTACTCACAAAAATGTCAACACTTGCCAACTCTGATGGTTTCCCTTCTTTCTCATATCTGAAAATTGAGGACCAAATGATGAGAGAACAtataaaacaagaagaaaataaactaaaaatgtaGAGATGATTTAAAAGCAAAGTAATGCCCAATAATCATGAGTTTCTAAAATTGTACTAAGATAAGTACAACACAACATACCTGATTGACAGCCTATCCAGGTATGTTTCTCGTGTTATAGGGTACCACTTTGGAAACTGGTCGAGAATCCATGACACGGCAAACCATATTTCACATATTACAGATGTCAACCAGAGACCATATGCATCATTTACGGGATGGAGTATTCTATAGTGAAAGAATAAGCCAAGAATCACAAGTCGGAGAATGATTATCAATCTGTACGGGCTTATTTTGCTTGAGGGAATTGGTAACTTCCTAGAAAGTGGCTGTCTGCCTTCATCCATCCTGACATATATATACCCACAAAAGTTATAATTATCATTCAAGTGAAAAAATCCAAAGAATAATGATGCCATTGTACAGAAGTTATAATATTGTTGACACAATTCCAAACAAATTGACTTAATATTTCAGTAGATTTCAAACCATGTTTGCACTGGGGAAACTGCCACAAGTATAGAGGTCTTAGAAGATATACTGAAGATGACCAATGAATGCATAAGATACAAGTGCATATCCATTTTGAACTAAAATGATCAGAACACCACCAAGAGCACTTTCAACCTATACAAGCCAGATACAAAAGTTGGAGACATACTGATTCAAAGATACAAAACCATGAGAGAATCTCTGATCCAAAGCTTATGCTATGAAATAATTGGTAGGAGGCATCTCAAGGATAAAGTAAAGCATGTAACTAGGTTCCAAAAAGAACCATCAGGCTATCCATGTATCCTTCTCTTAAACTTGACTCAAACTAGCCCATCTATTTTGCATTAACCTTATATCATATGTTATTAGTGCTTGAGTTCCCGCTTGTGTGaacacatatacataattttaatcaGGGATATTTCACTCACTCTTTTTGTCATTCACCACAGGATATGCCAAGGGCTTCAAACTCAACTAGAAAGCACAATTAAGAACAAAAGTAAGcaagtttttcttcaatatACTTCTTTCTCTTACTAGCACTATTTCAGACTATGCTTCAGGAATAATGGCAAGCAGCTAACAAGACTTATGCTCCTTGAAATTACTTCCAAGGCTTGTCAAAGCAGTCCTGGAAGAAATAGCTAAAAATAGGAGGGCCCAAACATTTCGTTGTCAAAGATCAGTGGCACACTAACTTGTTCCAGTGACCAAAATGCACACTGCAAGAATCTGCTACAATACATCTTACACTTGTATGCCCTTCCCATGTGATTCTTCTCAATGATCCCTCACATATTCTTCTTTATCAAAAATTGTCATACAAGCATCTAGAATTCTTATTCAAAGCCAGCTAGGACGAGAAAGTAAAATGGTTTCAAGCAGCACTTACATTGGTAAATCAGGGTCATCCAGTTCATCTCCATCAAAGCTGCCACCATCATTTCCTCCTTCATGCTTAACTACCTGAAGTTTTTCATTCTGCCTTTTCTTCCAATCCTCCATTCGATCCTTCCACGCAACACTCCCATACCCATAAACAGCAATGTCTTTCTGAGGAACCATTGGTCTTGGTTGCACTATGACATCGACAGCAGCAAGTTAAGCATAAAACgatgtataaatataaacagtACGAAACATAAggatatataaattaagaataaaagaaCTTACAAGGTGTAGAAGGATCAGTATAAGGCATAGGATGAACTCTGTTTCCATGACCCATAAATGGGGGCACAATTAGAGCATGTTGATCAGAAGAAATCTCAGCATCCTAGAACAAAGAAAGCAAAAAGGTATTAATATGGCCTATATTACATCACACAGAAGCATATACATATTCATGAGCTTGGGAAAACGTTCAAAAACACACAAAAGAAGACAAGCACATGACATCAGAATTGCAGATGGAATCACCTCTTCTCCGTAAGTCAAGAGAGGAATATTAGAATTAAGGGGAGAGGAATCCAGTTCTGATCGTGCAGGTATTCCAGAATTAGA
It contains:
- the LOC123218802 gene encoding cellulose synthase A catalytic subunit 2 [UDP-forming] — its product is MDTGGRLIAGSHNRNEFVLINADENARIKSVKELSGQTCQICGDEIEITVDGELFVACNECAFPVCRPCYEYERREGNQACPQCKTRYKRLKGSPRVEGDEEEDDIDDIDNEFDYGNLDGLGPQQAAEGAMSTRSRSNSGIPARSELDSSPLNSNIPLLTYGEEDAEISSDQHALIVPPFMGHGNRVHPMPYTDPSTPLQPRPMVPQKDIAVYGYGSVAWKDRMEDWKKRQNEKLQVVKHEGGNDGGSFDGDELDDPDLPMMDEGRQPLSRKLPIPSSKISPYRLIIILRLVILGLFFHYRILHPVNDAYGLWLTSVICEIWFAVSWILDQFPKWYPITRETYLDRLSIRYEKEGKPSELASVDIFVSTVDPMKEPPLITANTVLSILAVDYPVEKVACYVSDDGAAMLTFEALSETSEFARKWVPFCKKFSIEPRAPEWYFSQKIDYLKNKVHPAFVRERRAMKREYEEFKVRINALVATAQKVPEDGWTMQDGTPWPGNNVRDHPGMIQVFLGHSGVRDVDGNELPRLVYVSREKRPGFEHHKKAGAMNALIRVSAVLSNAPYLLNVDCDHYINNSKALREAMCFMMDPQSGKKVCYVQFPQRFDGIDRHDRYSNRNVVFFDINMKGLDGIQGPIYVGTGCVFRRQALYGYDAPVKKKPPGKTCNCWPRWCCLCWGSRKNKKAKTPKDKKKKSKNKETSKQIHALENIEEGMEELAIEKYTGISQIKLEKKFGQSPVFVSSTLLENGGVPHDASPASLLREAIQVISCGYEDKTEWGKEVGWIYGSVTEDILTGFKMHCHGWRSVYCIPKRAAFKGSAPINLADRLHQVLRWALGSVEIFFSRHCPIWYGYGGGLKWLERFSYINSVVYPWTSIPLLVYCTLPAICLLTGKFIVPEISNYASLIFMALFISIAATGIIEMQWGGVGIDDWWRNEQFWVIGGASSHLFALFQGLLKVLAGVNTNFTVTSKGADDGEFSELYLFKWTSLLIPPTTLLIINIVGVIVGVSDAINNGYDSWGPLFGRLFFALWVIIHLYPFLKGLLGKQDRMPTIILVWSILLASILTLLWVRINPFVNRDGPVLEVCGLNCD